A single genomic interval of Cucumis sativus cultivar 9930 chromosome 5, Cucumber_9930_V3, whole genome shotgun sequence harbors:
- the LOC101202787 gene encoding glycosyltransferase BC10: MKSQFQSPKLIHIHLTFFHVVPYILLFTVGITAGVFLTFYLSNFFISLNLTQISSSDFFPVTGGRVGLEEFLKPPEVMHDMDDEELLWRASMMARIKKFPFQRVPKIAFMFLTKGPVYLAPLWEEFFKGNEGLYSVYVHSDPSYNHSSPEPPAFHGRRIPSKKVGWGKVNMIEAERRLISNALLDISNERFVLLSESCIPLFNFSTVYSFLINSTMKSFIMSYDEPSNVGRGRYRNKMFPPISLKQWRKGSQWFEIDRDTAVAVVSDKKYFPVFQNYCKGQCYSDEHYLPTLVNVLGWDRNGNRSLTWVDWSKGGPHPARYSRSDIHVELIQRLRNQTGECRKSKMEGKGVCFLFARKFAPNALERLVNIAPKAMYFGR, translated from the exons ATGAAGAGTCAATTTCAGAGCCCGAAGCTAATCCATATCCATCTCACCTTCTTCCACGTCGTCCCTTACATCCTCCTCTTCACCGTCGGAATCACCGCCGGAGTTTTCCTCACTTTCTATCTCTCCAATTTCTTCATTAGCTTAAACCTCACCCAGATCTCCTCTTCGGATTTCTTCCCTGTAACCGGCGGCCGAGTGGGTTTGGAAGAGTTTTTGAAGCCGCCTGAAGTAATGCACGACATGGATGATGAGGAGCTTCTCTGGAGAGCTTCAATGATGGCCAGAATCAAGAAATTTCCGTTCCAGCGGGTCCCGAAGATCGCGTTCATGTTTTTAACAAAAGGGCCGGTGTATTTAGCTCCACTTTGGGAAGAATTCTTTAAAGGGAATGAAGGACTTTACTCTGTTTATGTTCATTCTGATCCTTCTTATAATCATTCTTCTCCTGAGCCCCCTGCTTTCCATGGCCGAAGAATCCCCAGCAAG AAAGTTGGATGGGGAAAAGTAAACATGATCGAAGCAGAACGACGGCTAATTTCAAACGCACTCCTTGATATTTCAAACGAGCGATTTGTTCTTCTCTCCGAATCATGTATTCCTCTGTTTAACTTCTCCACAGTCTACTCTTTTCTCATAAATTCCACCATGAAAAGCTTCATCATGAGCTACGACGAACCCAGCAACGTCGGCCGTGGTCGATACCGGAACAAAATGTTCCCACCCATCTCTCTAAAACAATGGCGAAAAGGCTCGCAGTGGTTCGAGATTGACCGAGACACCGCCGTGGCTGTCGTCTCGGATAAGAAGTACTTCCCTGTTTTCCAGAATTACTGTAAAGGGCAATGTTATTCAGACGAACATTATTTGCCAACGTTGGTTAACGTTTTGGGGTGGGATCGGAATGGTAATCGGAGTTTGACCTGGGTTGACTGGTCAAAGGGCGGGCCACATCCGGCGAGATACTCGCGGTCGGATATCCACGTGGAGCTAATTCAGAGATTGAGGAATCAAACCGGAGAGTGTAGGAAAAGTAAAATGGAAGGGAAAGGTGTCTGCTTCTTATTCGCTAGAAAGTTTGCTCCAAATGCTTTGGAGAGACTTGTGAACATTGCACCAAAGGCCATGTACTTTGGGAGATAG